From Streptomyces sp. HUAS MG91, the proteins below share one genomic window:
- the purH gene encoding bifunctional phosphoribosylaminoimidazolecarboxamide formyltransferase/IMP cyclohydrolase translates to MTAESNKRPIRRALVSVYDKTGLEELARGLHEAGVELVSTGSTAGKIASAGVPVTKVEELTGFPECLDGRVKTLHPKVHAGILADLRLEDHQKQLADLGVKPFDLVIVNLYPFKETVASGATPDECVEQIDIGGPSMVRAAAKNHPSVAVVVNPAAYGDVLKAVGDGGFDLTARKRLAAEAFQHTAAYDVAVASWFAADYAAADDSGHPDFLGATYTRKNVLRYGENPHQGAALYVDGTGGLAEAEQLHGKEMSYNNFTDTDAARRAAYDHEDPCVAIIKHANPCGIAVSSNVAEAHRKAHACDPVSAYGGVIAVNRPVTKEMAEQVADIFTEVIVAPDYEDGALEALTKKKNIRVLRAPNGPSAPVETKQIDGGALLQVTDRLQADGDDPATWTLATGDALSQGELDELAFAWKACRAVKSNAILLAKDGASVGVGMGQVNRVDSCKLAVERAGEERARGSYAASDAFFPFPDGPQILIDAGVKAIVQPGGSIRDELVVEAAKKAGVTMYFTGTRHFFH, encoded by the coding sequence GTGACCGCCGAGAGCAACAAGCGGCCCATCCGCCGGGCGCTGGTCAGCGTCTACGACAAGACCGGTCTGGAGGAGCTGGCGCGCGGGCTCCACGAGGCGGGCGTCGAGCTCGTGTCGACGGGCTCCACCGCCGGGAAGATCGCCTCCGCCGGGGTGCCGGTCACCAAGGTCGAGGAGCTCACCGGGTTCCCGGAGTGCCTCGACGGGCGCGTGAAGACCCTGCACCCGAAGGTGCACGCGGGCATCCTCGCCGACCTGCGCCTGGAGGACCACCAGAAGCAGCTCGCCGACCTCGGGGTGAAGCCGTTCGACCTCGTGATCGTGAACCTGTACCCGTTCAAGGAGACCGTCGCCTCCGGCGCGACGCCCGACGAGTGCGTGGAGCAGATCGACATCGGCGGCCCGTCCATGGTGCGCGCCGCCGCCAAGAACCACCCGTCGGTCGCGGTCGTCGTGAACCCGGCCGCGTACGGCGACGTGCTGAAGGCCGTCGGGGACGGCGGGTTCGACCTGACCGCCCGCAAGCGGCTGGCCGCCGAGGCGTTCCAGCACACCGCCGCGTACGACGTGGCCGTCGCCTCCTGGTTCGCCGCCGACTACGCGGCGGCCGACGACTCCGGCCACCCCGACTTCCTGGGCGCCACGTACACGCGCAAGAACGTCCTGCGCTACGGCGAGAACCCGCACCAGGGCGCGGCCCTCTACGTCGACGGCACCGGCGGCCTCGCCGAGGCGGAGCAGCTGCACGGCAAGGAGATGTCGTACAACAACTTCACGGACACGGACGCCGCGCGCCGTGCCGCGTACGACCACGAGGACCCCTGCGTCGCGATCATCAAGCACGCCAACCCGTGCGGCATCGCCGTCTCCTCGAACGTCGCCGAGGCGCACCGCAAGGCTCACGCGTGTGACCCGGTCTCCGCGTACGGCGGCGTCATCGCCGTGAACCGGCCGGTCACCAAGGAGATGGCGGAGCAGGTCGCCGACATCTTCACCGAGGTCATCGTCGCGCCCGACTACGAGGACGGCGCGCTCGAAGCCCTCACCAAGAAGAAGAACATCCGCGTGCTGCGCGCCCCCAACGGCCCGTCCGCGCCCGTGGAGACCAAGCAGATCGACGGCGGCGCGCTGCTCCAGGTCACCGACCGCCTCCAGGCCGACGGCGACGACCCGGCGACCTGGACCCTCGCCACCGGCGACGCGCTGTCCCAGGGCGAGCTGGACGAGCTGGCGTTCGCCTGGAAGGCGTGCCGGGCCGTGAAGTCCAACGCCATCCTGCTCGCCAAGGACGGCGCCTCGGTCGGCGTCGGCATGGGCCAGGTCAACCGCGTCGACTCCTGCAAGCTCGCCGTCGAGCGGGCCGGCGAGGAGCGGGCGCGCGGCTCGTACGCCGCCTCGGACGCGTTCTTCCCGTTCCCCGACGGGCCGCAGATCCTCATCGACGCCGGCGTGAAGGCGATCGTGCAGCCGGGCGGTTCGATCCGTGACGAGCTGGTCGTCGAGGCCGCCAAGAAGGCGGGCGTGACGATGTACTTCACGGGGACGCGCCACTTCTTCCACTGA
- the purN gene encoding phosphoribosylglycinamide formyltransferase produces MAKAKRLVVLVSGSGTNLQALLDAVAAQGVESFGAEIVAVGADREDIAGLERAERAGLPTFVCRVKDHASREDWDRALAEATAAYEPDLVVSAGFMKIVGKEFLARFGGRCVNTHPALLPSFPGAHGVRDALAYGAKVTGCTVHFVDDGVDTGPIIAQGVVEIRDEDDESALHERIKEVERTLLVDVVGRLARNGFSIEGRKVVIP; encoded by the coding sequence GTGGCCAAGGCCAAGCGCCTCGTCGTGCTGGTCTCCGGATCAGGTACGAATCTGCAGGCACTGCTCGATGCCGTCGCGGCGCAGGGAGTGGAGTCCTTCGGCGCCGAGATCGTCGCCGTCGGGGCCGACCGCGAGGACATCGCGGGTCTGGAGCGTGCCGAGCGCGCCGGTCTCCCCACCTTCGTCTGCCGGGTCAAGGACCACGCCTCGCGCGAGGACTGGGACCGGGCGCTGGCCGAGGCGACCGCCGCGTACGAGCCGGACCTGGTGGTCTCCGCGGGCTTCATGAAGATCGTGGGCAAGGAGTTCCTGGCCCGCTTCGGCGGCCGGTGCGTGAACACGCACCCGGCCCTGCTGCCCAGTTTTCCCGGTGCGCACGGCGTGCGCGACGCCCTCGCGTACGGCGCCAAGGTCACCGGATGCACCGTCCACTTCGTCGACGACGGCGTCGACACCGGCCCGATCATCGCTCAGGGCGTGGTCGAGATCCGTGATGAGGACGACGAGAGCGCTCTGCACGAGCGCATCAAGGAAGTCGAGCGCACGCTGCTCGTCGATGTCGTGGGGCGTCTGGCCCGTAACGGCTTCAGCATTGAGGGACGAAAGGTAGTTATCCCGTGA
- a CDS encoding sigma factor-like helix-turn-helix DNA-binding protein → MTQSPATPLPTPTERRRLRVARSLTQTQIAERIGVTRETVRSWETGRTAPRGRKREAYARLLAELGRAEAGKAGAASADARTEADSRTKADARASGSATAAEAAPVAVREASPEPADGGSGKESGKGSGDGATQGRPRSASEAFDALYAHSAPHLVRQTYLLTGRRTLARESVERAFQLAWQRWPEVAVDPDPVSWVRAAAYEYAMSPWHRLRPAHRQPDAPPADADDRKLMDVLQSLPPAYRRTLLLYDGVGLDLPETAAETEASTPAAANRILHAREAVAEQLPDLAVPEQLHRRLTELAGAEKLDAPGSTLVRGAGEKRVRFWTRTAIAVTALIVGMTVLTLRVAPTHYDPTPAPGAPISGVPPLTGPGHLTDEDIALREALRKRLGGGPERLAPFAE, encoded by the coding sequence ATGACGCAGAGCCCTGCGACACCACTGCCGACGCCCACCGAGCGCCGCAGGCTTCGCGTGGCGAGGTCGTTGACACAGACTCAGATCGCCGAGCGCATCGGCGTGACCCGCGAGACCGTCCGCTCCTGGGAGACCGGCCGCACGGCCCCGAGGGGCCGCAAGCGGGAGGCGTACGCCCGGCTGCTGGCCGAGCTGGGACGGGCGGAGGCCGGGAAGGCCGGTGCGGCGAGCGCTGACGCCCGTACGGAAGCGGACTCGCGTACGAAGGCTGACGCGCGGGCCTCAGGATCCGCGACGGCCGCCGAGGCCGCCCCGGTCGCCGTACGGGAGGCCTCCCCGGAACCGGCCGACGGGGGGTCCGGCAAGGAATCCGGTAAGGGATCCGGTGACGGGGCCACCCAGGGGCGGCCGCGCAGTGCCAGCGAGGCGTTCGACGCCCTCTACGCGCACAGCGCCCCGCACCTCGTCCGCCAGACCTACCTGCTCACCGGCCGCCGCACGCTGGCCCGCGAGTCCGTCGAGCGGGCGTTCCAGCTGGCCTGGCAGCGCTGGCCGGAGGTGGCGGTCGACCCGGATCCGGTGAGCTGGGTGCGGGCGGCCGCGTACGAGTACGCGATGTCGCCGTGGCACCGGCTGCGCCCGGCGCACCGCCAGCCCGACGCGCCGCCCGCCGACGCCGACGACCGCAAGCTCATGGACGTGCTCCAGAGCCTGCCGCCCGCCTACCGCCGCACCCTGCTGCTCTACGACGGCGTGGGCCTCGACCTGCCGGAGACCGCGGCCGAGACGGAGGCCAGCACCCCGGCCGCCGCCAACCGCATCCTGCACGCCCGCGAGGCCGTCGCCGAACAGCTGCCCGACCTCGCCGTGCCCGAGCAGCTGCACCGGCGGCTGACCGAGCTGGCGGGCGCGGAGAAGCTGGACGCGCCGGGGTCGACGCTGGTGCGTGGCGCCGGTGAGAAGCGGGTCCGGTTCTGGACCAGGACCGCGATCGCCGTCACCGCCCTGATCGTCGGCATGACCGTGCTGACGCTGCGGGTGGCGCCCACGCACTACGACCCGACGCCCGCGCCCGGGGCGCCCATCAGCGGGGTGCCGCCGCTGACCGGGCCCGGCCACCTCACCGACGAGGACATCGCGCTGCGCGAGGCGCTGAGGAAGCGGCTGGGCGGCGGCCCCGAGCGGCTGGCGCCCTTCGCCGAGTAG
- the sucD gene encoding succinate--CoA ligase subunit alpha has translation MAIFLNKDSKVIVQGMTGATGMKHTKLMLADGTNIVGGVNPRKAGTSVDFDGTDIPVFGSVAEAIEKTGANVSVLFVPPAFSKAAVVEAIDAEIPLAVVITEGIAVHDSAAFYAYAKSKGDKTRIIGPNCPGLITPGQSNAGIIPGDITKPGRIGLVSKSGTLTYQMMYELRDIGFSSAVGIGGDPVIGTTHIDALAAFEADPETDLIVMIGEIGGDAEERAADFIKANVTKPVVGYVAGFTAPEGKTMGHAGAIVSGSSGTAQAKKEALEAAGVKVGKTPTETAKLARELLS, from the coding sequence ATGGCTATTTTCCTCAACAAGGACTCCAAGGTCATCGTCCAGGGCATGACCGGTGCCACGGGCATGAAGCACACCAAGCTCATGCTGGCCGACGGCACCAACATCGTCGGCGGCGTGAACCCGCGCAAGGCCGGCACCTCCGTCGACTTCGACGGCACGGACATCCCGGTCTTCGGCTCGGTCGCCGAGGCGATCGAGAAGACGGGCGCCAACGTGTCCGTGCTCTTCGTCCCGCCGGCCTTCTCCAAGGCCGCCGTGGTCGAGGCCATCGACGCCGAGATCCCGCTCGCCGTGGTGATCACCGAGGGCATCGCCGTCCACGACTCCGCCGCGTTCTACGCGTACGCGAAGTCCAAGGGCGACAAGACCCGCATCATCGGCCCGAACTGCCCCGGTCTCATCACCCCGGGCCAGTCGAACGCCGGCATCATCCCGGGCGACATCACGAAGCCGGGCCGCATCGGCCTGGTCTCGAAGTCCGGCACGCTGACGTACCAGATGATGTACGAGCTCCGTGACATCGGCTTCTCGTCGGCCGTCGGCATCGGTGGCGACCCGGTCATCGGCACCACGCACATCGACGCGCTCGCCGCGTTCGAGGCCGACCCCGAGACCGACCTGATCGTCATGATCGGTGAGATCGGCGGCGACGCCGAGGAGCGCGCGGCCGACTTCATCAAGGCCAACGTCACCAAGCCGGTCGTCGGCTACGTCGCGGGCTTCACCGCCCCCGAGGGCAAGACCATGGGCCACGCGGGCGCCATCGTCTCCGGTTCGTCGGGCACCGCCCAGGCGAAGAAGGAGGCCCTGGAGGCCGCCGGCGTCAAGGTCGGCAAGACGCCGACCGAGACCGCCAAGCTGGCGCGCGAGCTGCTCAGCTAA
- a CDS encoding DUF6350 family protein gives MTGRGLSLPLLLNRARERAPGPAAGALGGAVAAGLGLGVCAVVVMVLWISSPYPDSGPGAALHTAAALWLIAHGAEIVRTDTLSGTPAPMGLTPLLLLVLPAWLVHRAARDAAEDTRAAGVWGGAVLGYLLVGAAAAAYAGGGEMRPSWVSCGAHLALVATVAAGTGVWTAHGRPHGPLPGPLRRTADVLPRVFVAEVLPVAARAAAAGLLVLVAGGALVMAVGLVWHGGDVRESFVRVTGAWSGRFAVLLLCVALVPNAVLWGAAYALGPGVVLGAGQTAGPLGSSGSALLPAFPLLAAVPDGPGTPLTWAVALVPVTAAATVAWFVTGAGEAAGWTRGRVLGAVAVAAGLCGVAMACLAVASGGALGVAALSAFGPVGWLTGAAAAGWVVAVGMPVALTVRWWRGRDAVVGPRVSAWATALRTRRRREKEEAPARTPVAVPDAGADAGFEPFDYYFDEASRGEYFDEASRGERWTFLRDASAPAPAAATEPPAGPPPPDPANEPGRADGSDPADRP, from the coding sequence ATGACCGGCCGTGGACTGTCGTTGCCCCTGCTCCTGAACCGGGCGCGGGAACGGGCGCCGGGCCCGGCCGCCGGGGCCCTCGGCGGGGCCGTGGCGGCCGGGCTCGGGCTCGGGGTGTGCGCCGTTGTGGTGATGGTGCTGTGGATCAGCTCGCCGTACCCGGACAGCGGACCCGGCGCCGCCCTGCACACCGCCGCCGCGCTCTGGCTGATCGCCCACGGCGCCGAGATCGTCCGCACGGACACGCTGTCCGGGACGCCCGCCCCGATGGGGCTCACGCCCCTGCTGCTGCTCGTCCTGCCGGCGTGGCTGGTGCACCGGGCCGCCCGTGACGCCGCCGAGGACACCCGGGCGGCCGGGGTCTGGGGCGGTGCCGTCCTCGGATATCTGCTGGTCGGAGCCGCTGCCGCCGCCTATGCCGGGGGCGGCGAGATGCGGCCCTCCTGGGTGAGCTGCGGGGCGCATCTGGCGCTGGTCGCGACGGTCGCGGCCGGGACCGGGGTGTGGACCGCCCACGGACGGCCGCACGGCCCGTTGCCCGGCCCGCTGCGGCGCACCGCGGACGTACTGCCGCGGGTCTTCGTGGCGGAGGTGCTGCCGGTCGCGGCGCGGGCCGCCGCCGCGGGGCTCCTGGTGCTCGTCGCGGGCGGCGCGCTGGTGATGGCCGTGGGGCTGGTGTGGCACGGGGGAGATGTGCGGGAGTCGTTCGTCCGGGTGACGGGGGCGTGGTCGGGACGGTTCGCCGTGCTGCTGCTCTGCGTCGCGCTGGTCCCGAACGCCGTGCTCTGGGGCGCGGCGTACGCGCTCGGCCCGGGAGTGGTGCTCGGCGCCGGGCAGACGGCGGGGCCGCTGGGCAGCTCCGGCAGCGCGCTGCTGCCCGCCTTCCCGCTGCTCGCGGCGGTGCCGGACGGGCCAGGGACGCCGCTCACCTGGGCCGTGGCGCTGGTGCCGGTGACGGCGGCGGCGACCGTGGCCTGGTTCGTCACCGGGGCCGGTGAGGCGGCCGGGTGGACGCGCGGCCGGGTCCTCGGCGCGGTGGCGGTGGCGGCCGGGCTGTGCGGAGTGGCGATGGCGTGCCTGGCGGTGGCGTCGGGCGGGGCGCTCGGGGTGGCGGCGCTCTCCGCGTTCGGCCCGGTGGGCTGGCTGACCGGGGCGGCCGCGGCGGGCTGGGTCGTGGCGGTGGGGATGCCGGTGGCGCTGACCGTGCGCTGGTGGCGAGGCCGGGACGCGGTGGTCGGGCCCCGGGTGTCGGCCTGGGCGACGGCCCTGCGGACCCGGCGCCGCCGCGAGAAGGAAGAGGCCCCGGCCCGGACGCCCGTCGCCGTCCCCGATGCCGGTGCCGACGCCGGGTTCGAGCCGTTCGACTACTACTTCGACGAGGCGTCCCGCGGCGAGTACTTCGACGAGGCGTCCCGGGGCGAGCGCTGGACCTTCCTGCGGGACGCGTCGGCCCCCGCTCCGGCCGCCGCCACGGAACCCCCGGCGGGACCACCGCCCCCCGACCCGGCGAACGAGCCAGGCCGGGCGGACGGGTCTGACCCGGCGGACAGGCCCTAG
- a CDS encoding bifunctional methylenetetrahydrofolate dehydrogenase/methenyltetrahydrofolate cyclohydrolase: protein MTAQILDGKATAAAIKSDLTARVAALKEKGVTPGLGTVLVGEDPGSQKYVAGKHRDCAQVGIASIQRELPATATQEEIEAVVRELNEDPACTGYIVQLPLPKGIDENRILELMDPDKDADGLHPMNLGRLVLNEPAPLPCTPFGIITLLRRHGVEIKGAEVVVVGRGVTIGRPMPLLLTRKSENATVTQCHTGTRDLASHLKRADIIVAAAGVPHLIRPEDVKPGAAVLDVGVSRDASGKIVGDVHPGVAEVAGWISPNPGGVGPMTRAQLLVNVVEAAERNADGVR, encoded by the coding sequence ATGACCGCCCAGATTCTCGATGGCAAGGCCACCGCAGCCGCGATCAAGTCCGATCTGACCGCCCGCGTGGCGGCCCTGAAGGAGAAGGGGGTCACGCCCGGTCTCGGCACCGTCCTCGTCGGCGAGGATCCCGGCAGCCAGAAGTACGTCGCGGGCAAGCACCGCGACTGCGCGCAGGTCGGCATCGCCTCCATCCAGCGTGAACTGCCCGCCACGGCCACGCAGGAGGAGATCGAGGCCGTCGTCCGCGAGCTGAACGAGGACCCGGCCTGCACCGGTTACATCGTCCAGCTGCCGCTCCCCAAGGGCATCGACGAGAACCGCATCCTCGAACTGATGGACCCCGACAAGGACGCCGACGGCCTGCACCCCATGAACCTGGGGCGGCTGGTGCTCAACGAGCCGGCGCCGCTGCCCTGTACCCCCTTCGGCATCATCACGCTGCTGCGCAGGCACGGCGTCGAGATCAAGGGCGCGGAGGTCGTGGTCGTCGGCCGCGGTGTCACCATCGGCCGCCCGATGCCGCTGCTGCTCACCCGCAAGTCGGAGAACGCGACCGTCACCCAGTGCCACACCGGCACCCGTGACCTCGCCTCCCACCTCAAGCGCGCCGACATCATCGTGGCCGCGGCCGGTGTCCCGCACCTGATCAGGCCCGAGGACGTCAAGCCGGGCGCCGCCGTGCTCGACGTCGGTGTCTCGCGCGACGCGAGCGGCAAGATCGTCGGCGACGTCCACCCCGGTGTCGCCGAGGTCGCCGGCTGGATCTCCCCGAACCCGGGCGGCGTCGGCCCGATGACCCGTGCCCAGCTGCTCGTGAACGTGGTGGAGGCAGCGGAACGGAACGCCGACGGTGTCCGCTGA
- a CDS encoding DUF3017 domain-containing protein, which translates to MSAEASGGTPVNGSRDAAQDPSGAASESAPEAAPEGGGRRRGTRRFPLWTRDTARPEGGGRAAPGDAPAPARQWPLISVLSVTGLGLLLTAFDVFRIGTMLVGLALIGGAVLRWALPGVGMLAVRSRFTDMVTYGLLGLVIVLLAMMAQPDPWLRIPFLQDTLHFTVR; encoded by the coding sequence GTGTCCGCTGAGGCCTCCGGGGGCACGCCGGTGAACGGCTCGCGCGACGCCGCCCAGGACCCGTCCGGGGCGGCCTCCGAGAGCGCCCCCGAGGCGGCCCCCGAGGGCGGCGGCAGGCGGCGCGGGACGCGCCGGTTCCCCTTGTGGACCCGCGACACCGCGCGCCCCGAGGGCGGCGGCCGGGCCGCCCCCGGTGACGCCCCGGCGCCCGCCCGCCAGTGGCCGCTGATCTCCGTCCTCTCGGTGACCGGGCTCGGCCTGCTGCTCACCGCGTTCGACGTGTTCCGGATCGGCACCATGCTGGTGGGCCTGGCCCTGATCGGCGGGGCAGTGCTGCGCTGGGCGCTGCCCGGCGTCGGCATGCTCGCCGTGCGCTCCCGCTTCACGGACATGGTCACGTACGGGCTTCTCGGCCTGGTCATCGTGCTGCTCGCGATGATGGCGCAGCCCGATCCGTGGCTGCGGATCCCCTTCCTCCAGGACACCCTGCACTTCACGGTGCGGTGA
- a CDS encoding RDD family protein, giving the protein MSFGEPNNPYGQQPPQGGNPYGQQPPQGQPGYGYPQQAPQGVPQQGYGYPQQPGAYPQHPQQGGMPPYPQGGMQPGMPPIAGMGRRLGARAIDGVLYSIIYFVLIGPMFVDSVKSATDCDPASSTYDSCVNNASSDMIGKIIPIALGLLAVTLVYEVLMISFVGATLGKLAVGIRVLRLENGQKPGLGKGLLRWLIPYAGYIACGIGMLLVYLSPFFDNSGRQQGWHDKAAGTIAVKVKG; this is encoded by the coding sequence ATGAGTTTCGGCGAACCCAACAACCCCTATGGCCAGCAGCCCCCGCAGGGCGGCAACCCGTACGGCCAGCAGCCCCCGCAGGGCCAGCCCGGCTACGGCTACCCGCAGCAGGCGCCGCAGGGCGTCCCGCAGCAGGGCTACGGCTACCCGCAGCAGCCCGGCGCCTACCCCCAGCACCCCCAGCAGGGCGGGATGCCGCCGTACCCGCAGGGCGGCATGCAGCCCGGCATGCCGCCGATCGCCGGCATGGGCCGCCGGCTCGGCGCCCGCGCGATCGACGGTGTCCTGTACTCGATCATCTACTTCGTGCTGATCGGCCCGATGTTCGTGGACAGCGTCAAGTCCGCCACGGACTGCGACCCGGCGTCGAGCACGTACGACTCCTGCGTCAACAACGCGAGCTCGGACATGATCGGCAAGATCATTCCGATCGCGCTCGGCCTGCTGGCCGTGACGTTGGTGTACGAGGTCCTGATGATCTCCTTCGTGGGCGCCACGCTCGGCAAGCTCGCCGTCGGCATCCGCGTGCTGCGCCTGGAGAACGGGCAGAAGCCCGGCCTCGGCAAGGGACTGCTGCGCTGGCTCATTCCGTACGCCGGCTACATCGCCTGCGGCATCGGCATGCTCCTGGTGTACCTGTCGCCGTTCTTCGACAACTCCGGCCGCCAGCAGGGCTGGCACGACAAGGCGGCGGGCACCATCGCCGTCAAGGTCAAGGGCTGA